From the genome of Watersipora subatra chromosome 9, tzWatSuba1.1, whole genome shotgun sequence:
CCAAATTTTGATACAAACATAATCATGTCAAGTCAACAAAAAGTCAAAATATAATCATAGGTGAAGGGATGAAGTTAGGAAAAGTCAGCCCCAAACATAGAAGTTTTTAAAAGATTGATTTGCCTATCTAGATAACTTGTTTACAAACTAAGCTTGACCTACGTGTTGGAGAAAATTTCAAGAACCTCTACTTTTTTTTCAGTGATCTGGAgaaataattttgaaacatactttttaatTGACTTACTACCAATGGGAAGTTTTCAGTTGTGGTATTACGAAGTAAGTGAGTGGTTGGTAGAGTTGAGAAAATTAAGCTTGAATTATAAATTATGTTGTTGACTTTTAAAACTTAAATTGTTAGCCAAACAGATAAAATGAAATTGAATTAGCAGTGCTTGATTTAAATCaactcaattttttaaaaattaaatacatcttTGCAAGTACGCTAATAACAGAAATATTTCCTTAAACTATTCTATCTCAACGTTATTTTCTGCGCGGGATGTTTGTCAGTCATAAAAGTTCAATGTGTAGCCTTTATGATACAACTAATTACAAATACTCTTCATTATGTGAATACAGTGTAGATGTTTGATAGGTTAGAAACATGCAGCTTGTGCTGACAGCTGGTGacatttttttttacttttgttaaaatagtGCTAAAAATTTAGTAGTTTGTAGTTAGCTTGAATGCCACATAAAAAGTTATGATAAGAAGAATGCTGCTTTTTGGATTATTAATAGACTTTTTTGGTAATATCTGTAACTAATTCCAATCTATGAATCTCACTTTGAAAATGACATTTTCTTATAGGACAAGTCGTGGCCTGTCTGCTCATATAGAAAGTTCTTATATGAAATGACTAGTCAAGTAGCaaaaaaaaagttaaattatTCATTTGTGCTAAATTTTATGCATCAATtgcttatattttatatacaacagccttttttaaaagattgtattttttaaaaaccaaCACTTGTTTAAAAACCAAGATTTGatcttttataatataattcatcagatgctgagcttttatttcataGAAAATACTTGGTGTTATGAGCAAAGGATcaagttataataaaaataatatatagatatcatTTTACAAGGAGAGGGCTATGCATAGGAGCGCATGGAAAAGTGGGGGGGCTTTGAATGTGTTAAACATGAATAGACAACTTCAAAACATACCGTAAATTCAATTTCACAGCAATGTAGCTTAAATTGGGGTTAAAGACAACAAACTCAAGTCAAGGTAGAGTCTTGGTGCAGACATACTGGAAAGCCTCGAGTCTATCAGGAAAACAGGCCAAAGTCACCAAATTGAAGTCAGTAAGGCAATAGTTGGACTTCGCAGTCAATATGAGGTCTTGACTTTTGGTGACTTGACTTGTCTTAAGACTCGAGTGTTCACCTCTGTATTATGATAACTTCCATACTTACAATGTTGACAGCAAATTGCACCATTGGAGTGCCGGCATCAATAAACTGAGTAGAAGTGGCTAGAGTTTCACCAGTAGAAGATCTGGAAGAACCTACTGGAATAGTAAATAAAGTTACATCAGCAGAAGATCTAGAAGAGCCTCTTGGAACGGTAGATAAAGTtacatcagcagaagatgtggAAGAACCTGCTGGAACGGTAGATAAAGTTACACCAGCAGAAGATCTAAGGTAGAAGAACCTGCTGGAACGGTAGATAAAGTTACATCAGCAGAAAATCTGGAAGAACCTGCTGGAACAGTAGATAAAGTTACATCAGCAGAAAACCTGAAAGAGCCTCCTGGAATAGTACATAAAGTTACATCAGCAGAAGATCTGGAAGAACCTGCTGGAACAGTAGATAAAGTTACATCGGCAGAAAATCTGCAAGAACCTGATGGAACAGTAGATAAAGTTACATCAGCAGAGGATCTGGAAGAACCTGCTGGAACAGTAGATAAAGTTACATCAGCAGAAGATCTGAAAGAGCCTCTTGGAACGGTAGATAACGTTACATCAGCAGAAGATCTGGAAGAATCTCCTAGAATCATAGATAAAGTTACATCAGCAGAAGATCTGGAAGAGCCTGCTAGAACAGTAGATAAAGTTACATCAGTAGAAGATCTGGAAGAGCCTTCTGGAACGGTAGATAAAGTTACATCAGCAGAAGATCTGGAAGAACCTCCTGGAATGGTAGATAAAGTTACATCAGCAGATCTAGAAGGATCTTCTGGAGTAGTAGATAAAGTTACATCAGCAGAAGATCTGGAAGAGCCTGCAAGAACAGTAGATAAAGTTACATCAGCAGAAGATCTGGAAGAGCCTGCTAAAACAGTAGATAAAGTtacatcagcagaagatgtggAAGAGCCTGCTAGAGCAGGGCTTGAAGCTTTAAGAAGGGGTTGTATCTAAATAAGACAATCATGTTGGCTGCATCTAATTACTCCACAAAGAGTTCAGGTGAGCTGTAAAATTATGCAAAACTGAGCATAGTACTTGCATACATAATACAAAACATAACACTTGCATACTATGAAATAAATGgccaaaataataaaattaagcatCGACaaaaagacttttattacttggatcataaaacaaaatattattattatcataaaacttaaaataataaaactctcTCTGAAAACTCCTCGATGTATTAGCAGAGAAAATTGTAACCCTAGCCTATATCAAATGTTacaatcatagatatataaaccttatatatttatggttatatatatctatggttacaATCAATAGATTATACTTACAACATAGGTGTGAAGGTATAGTCTGACAGGACTTGAATGAGTAATTACGTAATTTTCAAGTGGAAACTCGTCAAGAGAAAGAGCGTCCCCTTGAAAGTTGGTTATAAAGTAATTCATATCCCATAAATGCTCATCTAGGATCGGAGCAGTTCTATTTGGGAAGAAGATGTCGGTGATGGTATCTGTAAGCTGAGATAAAGAGGACTGCTTGTCCACATCTATCATATGGGTTCCACCACCCTGAGAGAGAGGAAcctgtaaaattatataataaattatatgataatagaaatagttaaataaatatatgtatgtgttaAAAATGACTACGATAATGCTCAATAAAAAGTAACGCTCGACATGACAACTTTAACTCAATAGCTCCTATATCGCCCATAGTGGCCCGTGAGTTATCCCTCTTATCAGCTTTTAGCCtcagttttgaaaaatcatatttttagtAATACATTATTGCTGATATAGCCATAGAGATAGAGACGTTCCTCTACATAGAGGTAGTCATAGTGCTGAAAGTCATTCGAATTTTGGCCGTAAATTTATTTGCACGCCGATAACTTAATATTTAGGCTACAAAGCTGTT
Proteins encoded in this window:
- the LOC137405022 gene encoding enolase-phosphatase E1-like, with the protein product MRRSKVEEPAGTVDKVTSAENLEEPAGTVDKVTSAENLKEPPGIVHKVTSAEDLEEPAGTVDKVTSAENLQEPDGTVDKVTSAEDLEEPAGTVDKVTSAEDLKEPLGTVDNVTSAEDLEESPRIIDKVTSAEDLEEPARTVDKVTSVEDLEEPSGTVDKVTSAEDLEEPPGMVDKVTSADLEGSSGVVDKVTSAEDLEEPARTVDKVTSAEDLEEPAKTVDKVTSAEDVEEPARAGLEALRRGCI